The following are from one region of the Kwoniella dendrophila CBS 6074 chromosome 6, complete sequence genome:
- a CDS encoding glutamine synthetase — MSDLIATKRSDLLAPYLKLDQGSKVQAEYIWIDGEGGLRCKTMTLDKAPTSVADLKEWNFDGSSTGQAPGDNSDVFLRPCAIFKDPFRGGPNILVLCECYDNDGTPNKSNYRAQCKKVMDSAKEHEPWFGLEQEYTLFDADGQVFGWPKMGFPGPQGPYYCGVGAGRVFARDFIEAHYRACLYAGVNISGINAEVMPSQWEFQVGPCEGIEMGDHLWMARFLLVRIGEEWGIKPSLHPKPLKGDWNGAGCHSNYSTAAMRTPGKGMAAIEDAIKKLEKKHLEHIAVYGEDNDQRLTGKHETASMTTFSAGVANRGASIRIPRHVGAQGYGYLEDRRPASNVDPYRVTSILVETTLLSN, encoded by the exons ATGTCCGACCTTATTGCTACCAAACGAAGTGATCTTCTTGCCCCTTACCTTAAACTTGATCAAGGTTCAAAAGTTCAAGCTGAAT ACATCTggattgatggtgaaggtggtttgagATGTAAAACCATGACCCTCGACAAAGCCCCTACCTCAGTAGCCGATCTCAAAGAATGGAACTTTGACGGTTCATCAACCGGTCAAGCTCCAGGTGATAACTCTGATGTCTTCCTC CGACCATGTGCTATCTTCAAAGACCCATTCAGAGGTGGACCCAACATCCTTGTTCTCTGTGAATGTTACGACAATGACGGTACACCCAACAAATCCAACTACCGAGCTCAATGCAAAAAAGTTATGGACTCTGCCAAAGAACACGAACCATGGTTCGGTCTTGAACAAGAGTACACTCTTTTCGATGCTGATGGACAAGTCTTCGGTTGGCCAAAGATGGGTTTCCCTGGTCCTCAAGGTCCTTACTACTGTGGTGTCGGTGCTGGTAGAGTTTTCGCTCGAGATTTCATTGAAGCCCACTAC AGAGCCTGTTTATACGCTGGTGTAAACATCTCCGGTATCAACGCTGAAGTCATGCCTTCTCAATGGGAGTTCCAAGTTGGTCCATGTGAGGGTATCGAAATGGGTGACCACCTCTGGATGGCTCGATTCCTTTTGGTTAGAATTGGTGAAGAATGGGGAATCAAA CCATCTCTCCACCCTAAACCTCTCAAAGGTGATTGGAACGGTGCCGGTTGTCATTCCAACTACTCCACCGCTGCCATGCGAACACCTGGTAAAGGTATGGCTGCCATCGAAGATGCCATCAAGAAGCTTGAGAAGAAACATCTTGAACACATCGCTgtatatggtgaagataacGACCAACGATTAACCGGTAAACACGAAACTGCCTCAATGACCACCTTCTCTGCTGGTGTTGCTAACAGAGGTGCATCAATCCGAATTCCTCGTCATGTTGGTGCTCAAGGTTACGGTTACCTTGAAGACAGACGACCCGCTTCAAACGTTGACCCATATCGAGTCACCTCAATCCTTGTTGAAACCACCCTTCTCTCTAACTAG